One stretch of Armigeres subalbatus isolate Guangzhou_Male chromosome 2, GZ_Asu_2, whole genome shotgun sequence DNA includes these proteins:
- the LOC134214276 gene encoding protein lethal(3)malignant blood neoplasm 1-like has translation MKTKIFIHIILLVSLVRAASKYYDGPIRPYEFGFNIEGHQHRKESKDKNGIVMGEFGFITADNVYHVTVYATDENGNFKIVSMKNYKLGPTAPPTTTSAPTTTPSTTTTTSTTPQPFRIITTAKPLTSPKPNGYAACSGCIIPETTTRSNPTTELALPETSTLYVPPFKIVNKNEIENPAATGKPITTTIQPTSNANEKSSPEDTPQKLVDKKTASKAPSSKESTNASPSPEAMQTPNKQPSSQSLDPPPTSGGVAARPDQPSNSKPTKQASPPSGGSTATSAGKFDHFNTANMMIQHILNGLLYRFNYTVGYHGHHEQGDRQGNKEGGYYAVGRDGIRRGVTYKANEFGFQPHIKFEKVSPEETPREDTEKQAGLKGFDFKWFWGES, from the exons ATCCACATCATTCTGCTGGTGTCACTGGTCAGGGCGGCTTCCAAATATTACGATGGCCCCATCCGACCGTACGAGTTCGGATTCAACATCGAAGGACATCAACATCGGAAAGAATCAAAAG ATAAAAACGGCATCGTCATGGGAGAATTCGGTTTTATCACGGCTGACAATGTGTACCATGTGACGGTCTACGCCACCGATGAGAACGGTAACTTCAAAATTGTCAGCATGAAAAACTACAAACTGGGACCGACAGCTCCGCCAACAACCACCAGTGCCCCAACGACAACGCCGAGTACCACAACGACAACATCGACCACCCCACAGCCGTTTAGAATCATCACCACTGCCAAACCACTAACGAGTCCCAAACCAAATGGCTATGCAGCATGCTCTGGTTGCATAATACCAGAAACGACAACCAGATCCAACCCCACGACAGAACTAGCACTGCCTGAAACTAGCACCTTGTATGTTCctccgttcaaaatagtgaacaAAAACGAAATCGAAAATCCTGCTGCCACTGGAAAACCAATCACTACCACCATTCAACCCACGTCCAACGCCAACGAAAAATCCTCCCCAGAGGATACACCGCAAAAACTCGTCGATAAGAAAACTGCCTCGAAAGCTCCGAGCTCGAAAGAGTCGACAAACGCGTCCCCATCCCCCGAAGCTATGCAAACTCCTAACAAACAGCCGTCATCTCAATCACTCGACCCACCACCCACCAGCGGTGGTGTTGCTGCGAGACCCGATCAACCTTCTAACTCAAAACCAACTAAACAAGCTTCGCCGCCAAGTGGGGGATCGACCGCCACCTCAGCAGGAAAGTTCGATCACTTCAACACCGCCAACATGATGATCCAACACATTCTCAACGGACTACTGTACCGGTTTAACTACACCGTCGGTTACCACGGCCATCACGAGCAAGGTGATCGCCAAGGGAACAAGGAAGGTGGATACTACGCCGTTGGGCGAGATGGCATCCGGCGCGGTGTCACCTACAAAGCCAACGAATTTGGATTCCAGCCGCATATCAAGTTCGAGAAAGTTAGCCCGGAGGAAACGCCCCGAGAGGACACGGAGAAGCAAGCCGGGCTTAAGGGGTTCGACTTCAAATGGTTCTGGGGGGAATCATGA